One genomic segment of Ricinus communis isolate WT05 ecotype wild-type chromosome 5, ASM1957865v1, whole genome shotgun sequence includes these proteins:
- the LOC8258449 gene encoding dof zinc finger protein DOF5.4: MQQDQDILKPNQDRRIQGENQNQPQQQPQKCPRCESMNTKFCYYNNYSLSQPRYFCKTCRRYWTQGGTLRNVPVGGGCRKGKRVKTSSSSSSASSTTTTSSSSSENSRSQSLANTTQNMITSTSVSLGLRAKESGNLVSTPGASSVGTYNYSSAGGGGGFLMNSLAAIQSLSNQPTLPQSFSLNHQPVNLGGDFAGGGSSLSLLHGFNAVVPSFGSQQIQQQRQFYNMGSRDNRNTGDHPFYAAASAHHQQQTAGFITSNTNPTNVSDTALWSVSTSTAAGNTSSSSNIVNGGSFTLNPTDQWLHHLPGYGPPP, from the coding sequence atgcAGCAAGATCAAGATATCTTGAAACCGAATCAAGATCGGAGGATACAAGGAGAGAATCAAAATCAGCCGCAACAGCAGCCACAGAAATGTCCTCGTTGTGAATCAATGAATACAAAGTTCTGTTATTACAATAATTACAGTTTATCTCAGCCTCGTTACTTTTGCAAGACTTGTAGAAGATACTGGACTCAAGGCGGAACCCTAAGGAATGTCCCTGTCGGTGGCGGTTGCCGGAAAGGGAAAAGAGTgaaaacatcatcatcatcatcatcagcatCATCAACCACCACCACGTCTTCTTCCTCAAGTGAGAACTCTAGGTCTCAATCTTTGGCGAACACAACACAGAATATGATTACTAGTACAAGTGTTAGTCTTGGTTTGAGGGCTAAAGAATCGGGGAATCTGGTTTCAACTCCTGGAGCTTCTTCAGTTGGAACTTACAATTATTCTTCTGctggtggtggaggtggatTCTTGATGAATTCCTTAGCCGCAATTCAATCTTTGAGTAACCAACCAACTCTACCCCAATCGTTTAGTCTAAATCATCAACCTGTGAATCTTGGTGGAGATTTTGCAGGAGGTGGTTCAAGTCTGAGTCTTTTGCATGGTTTTAATGCTGTTGTTCCTTCTTTTGGGTCACAACAGATTCAACAACAAAGGCAATTTTACAATATGGGCAGTAGAGATAACAGAAATACTGGAGACCATCCTTTTTATGCTGCTGCTTCTGCTCATCATCAACAGCAAACTGCAGGTTTTATCACTAGCAACACTAACCCTACTAATGTATCTGATACTGCTTTGTGGAGTGTCAGTACCAGCACCGCAGCAGGCAACActagcagcagcagcaacattGTCAATGGTGGCTCTTTTACTTTGAACCCGACAGATCAGTGGCTTCATCATCTACCAGGTTATGGTCCTCCACCGTGA
- the LOC8258450 gene encoding late embryogenesis abundant protein 76 gives MAAFSITKSVILTLSKTFPHPPSLFPGSPHKVSRVCFASASKHNKDRNAEEDKDFTDVARETTKEGVERARVRAEQAREQSKEMKEQAKERAEEMKEKAKGYAHESKESAKGVTQSAAEKTKEGAYKAAEAAERTKEKTKDYAYDAKEKAKEGTESVADTADDVKEKAKGYAGVAADKARDGTIKVVETVGSVGEKAKETVKGAWDAAKDTTQKIKETVVGKDSSSSSDEEDYDKRGKAMDGDVVELRRRDGEGNQSDDAKKRKD, from the exons ATGGCAGCATTTTCCATAACCAAAAGCGTCATTTTGACTCTCTCAAAAACCTTCCCCCATCCCCCTTCTCTCTTTCCCGGTTCCCCCCACAAAGTCTCTCGGGTCTGCTTTGCATCTGCCTCTAAACATAACAAg GACCGAAATGCGGAAGAGGATAAAGATTTCACTGATGTGGCAAGAGAAACAACCAAGGAAGGTGTTGAAAGAGCAAGAGTACGCGCGGAGCAGGCAAGGGAGCAAtcgaaagaaatgaaagaacaGGCTAAAGAAAGAGCAGAGGAAATGAAAGAGAAGGCAAAAGGGTATGCACACGAAAGTAAAGAAAGTGCAAAAGGGGTGACCCAATCAGCAGCAGAGAAGACTAAAGAAGGTGCATATAAAGCTGCAGAGGCGGCAGAAAGAAcgaaagagaaaacaaaagattACGCTTATGATGCTAAAGAGAAGGCAAAAGAAGGGACAGAGAGTGTTGCAGATACTGCAGACGATGTGAAAGAGAAGGCTAAAGGTTACGCGGGTGTAGCCGCTGATAAGGCGAGAGATGGAACAATTAAGGTGGTGGAAACAGTTGGGAGTGTAGGAGAGAAAGCGAAGGAGACGGTGAAGGGTGCATGGGATGCGGCTAAGGATACTACGCAGAAGATAAAGGAGACCGTGGTAGGGAAagacagcagcagcagcagcgaCGAGGAAGATTATGATAAAAGGGGAAAGGCGATGGATGGAGATGTGGTGGAGTTGAGGAGGCGTGATGGTGAAGGAAATCAGAGTGATGATGCGAAGAAGAGAAAGGATTAG